From the genome of Canis lupus baileyi chromosome 4, mCanLup2.hap1, whole genome shotgun sequence:
TTTCGTCCACATTTCCAACCTACAGAAACATCCCTGtgttcaaattcattttctttcctcccttgcACTTCATAAACGGTTCCTACATTTGCACTTTAACTTGCATTGATCTCTTTAACAGAACCGCCCTGCAACCTTCCCACAGGAATttggcttaaaaacaaacaaaacaaaacaaaaaaaaaacaaaaaaaaaacaaaaaaaaaacaaaaaaaaaacaaaaaaaaaaaaaaacaaaacaaaacaaaacaaaaaaagaaagaacgaaagaaaacaaagaaaaagggatccctgggtgtcgcagcggtttggcgcctgcctttggcccagggcgcgatcctggagacccaggatcgaatcccacatcaggctcccggtgcatggagcctgcttctccctctgcctgtgtctctgcctccctctctctctctgtgtgactatcataaataaataaaaatttttaaaaaatgtttaaaaaaaaaaaagaaaacaaagaaaaaaaaagccattcggTGTCACTTAAGACCTTGGCGGTAGGACAACACAACCCAAAGGTGTTAGGTGTCACTTGTACGTGCAATTTTCAAGAATGCAAAGCCCTATTTAGAAAACAACTTGAACTTGTCAATCATGAGTGCCTAATTTGTCACTGAGGTTATAAAGTAGGAGAGGTGAAactaacaaaaaacaaatgaactcaatagggagaagaaacaggtggctgccagaggggatgggtgaaatagataaaggggattaagaggtataagcttccagttacaaaataagtcacagaggtGAAAAGCCCAAAATAGGGAATATAGTCGGTATTATAAGGCTAtatggtgggacgcctgggtggctcagcggctgaacattcgcctttggctcagagtgtgatcctggagtcccaggatcgagtcccgcgtcgggctccctgcgtggagcctgcctctccttctgcctgtgtctctacctctctctccctgggtctcccatgaataaatggataaaaatcttaattaaaaaaaaaaaaaaggctatggtAACAGTGACTACTTTTCCTAGTGAGCCTTGAGTATAGAATTGTGCCaccgaaaaaagaaaaaaaaaaaaaaaaaagaattgtgccACCAGCGTTGTACACCTAGAAGTAATATAAACACTGTACGTTAATTACACTTCAATACAAAGTGAAGAGTTGAAAAGCAGGAGCGAGCAAACAGGAAGGCAGGCACAGGAGAAAGCGAGTAACTTTCCCTCGAGACGAGCTAGAGGGAAACcgagaggggaggagggcgagggcgGGGCCGGCGCCTAGTACCAGGAGGAGGGGCCTCGGACTAAGCCCAAATGAGAGTCTGGAGGACACTCTTGTATCTTCGCAGCGGGGAAACACTTACTTTTACTGCATAACGCAAACCTCCCAAGAAAAGCCCTCTTCGCATTTGGCCGCCGAACCACGTGGCATCCCTTCCCCGCACGTGACGCTGGGGCAAGGGTAGGTAGGGCCTCTATGGAATCTGTCCTTCGGAGAATTTCTCCGCACcgcttcaacacacacacacacactggcagaACTACCACTGCCACTTCACATCCTCCGGAGCGGGGCGGAAAGGTGGGCTCTGCGCATTTAACAGTTTTACGGTAACCCGCGTCTCTCTAATTGGACTAGCTCCGCTATTCCCCACTTCTTTCCCCCAACAAACTGGTCAACCCACCAGCGCGCACGCGCGCTTCCAGCGGCCAGCACCGAGGCGGGCTCGCCTCTCTGGTCTCGCGAGAGCGGGCCGGCAGGTCTCCGTTGCTCTcgccccaccccctccttctcgctcgctctctcccATCCCCCCAAGCCAGTCGCTCTGCTGCGCAGCTCCCTTAGCGGTTGCCGCCGCCGGAGACGGTTGAAAGAACCGTTGTGGTGAGCGCTACACGAGGCGAGCGACTTTTCCCTCTTCCACGACCGACCCCGCGGGCACCGGAGTCGGCGTTACTGTCGCCCGACAGGGTATCTGAAGTAAAAGGGGGTAGGTTGGGCTGGTGGTTTCAAGAGCTGAGTCGGGAGAAGGACGAaagagaggcggggggggggggggggagtgtggaGGTCGCCGTTCGGAGGCGGCCACACTACGCCTCCCAGGCGATCTCCCACTTCACGGAGGGCGGCCTGCCGGGGCGGGGGGAACACTTGCTCAGGTGAAATTCGGTGGACGAAACTGAGGCCCGGAGTGGGGGGTCATCCAGCATTTCCCCTCTTTCCCTGCTGGTTTGGCCTCCGCCATCTTGGGTACGGTGGCGCGGCCACCTCGGCTTCCCGCCCTTCCCCTCTCTTACTACTTTTTGCCCCTCAGCTTCCGAAAACTGATTTAGAAGGTCGGGGGGGGAGGTCAGAGCGCCCCGGAAGGGATGAGGGTGGGGAGCGAAGCGAGCAGGGAAAGGCTGggcatttggggtgggggggggcggtctGGGCTGGCGGGCGCGCTCCCGATGGAAATGGCGCCGGATGGGCCTGGCCTCCCACCGCGGCCTGCCTTCCTCCGCAGTCTCGGCTGGGCTACCAGGGCTGGCGGGACTGCGAGTGACTTCTGACGCAGATTCCCAAGATGAgagaggctggagctgggggaggaaAGCCAATGGCGACGAAGGCGCTCAACTCCCAAATCCAGGACAAAGGAGGCAGACGGCCTCCTTTGTAATTCCGCCGCCCGGTGGCGAAGGTTTTAAAGCCAAGCTTGGCTGCCGGAcggaggggtgtggggagggggggaaggggcgTACTCTCCTTAGCTCTCTGGTCTCTAGGGCAGCTAGATAAACGAAAAGTCTCCGGGGAGGAATAAAGGACGCTTAGCCGGCCCTTATATTCCAGATTTGGAACTTCGAAAAGAGTACGTACTTATTTTTCCAAAgggtgtttttggtttttcttttttcttttttttttttattccttctgacGTTTATCTTAAACGTAAAGACTTTATGGGTAGTTTGTTTTGTAAGCAGTAAAAAGCGGGTGACTTGTCCTAGGAATGTGAAATGGGCCTATTTCAAATAGGTCGTCTGGGCCCAGTGAATTATGATAGAGCTTTCTGAACTtttgggcgggggtgggtggtTTGGCAATGGTTTTGTGTAGTTTGGCACATACTGGGTTATAATTTAAGTAGGAGTTTTACCTTTAGGAGACGGTTAAAACAATCCGTGATGGCATAAATTTGTGTAGGAATTGAGTTATTGGCTTTTCAGTATTAAATCTCCAAAGATTACACGTTGTGCAAGGAGGTTGTAGAAGTAAAATACATCCAGCATCCAGTTAGcgttaatttttcttttggtagCTGAGCATGTTTTTTTATTTGGTATAGGACTGTGGTAATATTTTGACCTAGAAAATAAGCCTACTCAACAAGAAGACAAACCGAAAGCCCAGTCATATGGTAGGGTGATGATTTTTGGTCCTTAGGAGAGAACTTGGTAATTTCTACTGAATAGGATACAAAAGTGACAGGCAAGGCCTGAGAGTAACAGTTTCCAATAACAGCTGTGAATCTTTACAAGAACTCTTACCTACcgttttcagctttaaaaaaaaaaaaagaaaaaacttttatgTTGTTGAAGATGGTCTGAATTTAGTAGTCTTTGAAAAAGCCCAGTTTCCTGTGATACAGTTCATGATAAAACTGCTTTCCTAATTGGATTACCCTAGAAACCCTTTTTTTCTGCTCTCTTTCATCTGCATCACAATCTGGAAATCCATCTTGGTTGCTAattgcctttatatttttaataaccgTGTTCTTATTTGGGTAAACAAGTGGCTGAGCTGCAGTAGGTGATGGTTACTTTGTTTTAGGAAAGAAACTCCTTTGTAAGTTTAGACTTCACCTCCCTTTAGgtattattgtcttttttctaCTGAAAATTAAGGACCGAGCACATTGGGAAGGGGAAATGatgtaaatttttcattttagttagaCATATTACCACTTTTTGCCAGAGTTTGAagttcattctcattttttagGGCTAGTGGGTTTCCATTTATAAAGTTATTTGATGCATCACACTGTAACTTTTATGTATTAATGCTTCAGGAGATAGCATATGCCTGTGTTACAAAGAACAGACTTGAcccatttaaaaatcatacagtatgtggacGTTTGTGACTGGTCTCTTTGACCTAGCATAACTTTTAGGAAATTAAAGTCTCATTCAAAACTGACTACAGTTATCttagttcaacttttttttaattggtgctAACACTTGGGAAGTCTTAAAGCAGAATTAAGATTAGTCATGACACTGTTGCAAAGAAAGGTTCAGATGGATTATCCTGAATAATTAATAAATTCCAGGTAGTTTCTGAGACACTTTATTAATGTATTAGAGCAGATTGTCTTTTGTATGTCTCAAgagtttgttggttttgttttgtaactAGAATTCTAGactcattttgaattttgaagaaGTCTAGTGTGGCTTTAAGATGCATACTCTTATTAATACATGATACATGTTGGGTGGAGAGTCATCCTATAAAATAGTTTGTCTTTTGAATCTGATGAACTTTTCCTCAAGTTAAAATTGCCTTGTGTGGTTTTTACAGACTTAATACTTTGTTTCTATAGTTCTCTTTGGTATGGACTGATTGAAAAAACTACTTTTGCTTGCTGGTGTTTCTTGGAAAGGGCTTAAGTTTTATAGTAAAGATAAGTCAATTTCCATCCTTTTTTGTTCCCCAAAGTGTCTTtacaatgaagaaagaaatgggcTAAATGAGAAGAAGCATCACACATTAAGGTCTTTTCACAACAGATtagattgttgtttttttttttttttttttttttatttatgagagtcacagagagagagagagagaggggcagagacataggcagagggagaagcaggctccatgcaccgggggcccgatgtgggattcgatcccaggtctccaggatcgtgccctgggccaaaggcaggcgccaaaccgctgcgccacccagggatccccttgaatcACCTTTTATGGGaaagccattcttttttctttttttgaagttggtgtcatttttaaaaagtttttttgggggggggggtgttttgtttttgctttaagaAAATGGTAGATACACTCTATGTCTCAACTTTTTTGCCAAACTGATTTCAGGGTCTCTGTCTTTCAGGACTACTCTAGAACAGTATTTTTTACCTTCCTAACACATGTTCTAGTAAACCTTTCCCAaaatcctcctttttttcctctatctTGGACAAGTCCTAAGAAACTTGAAAGCTTTAAGCCTATGTTGACTTTGGAAATGACttctatctttatttccttttaagacTCAAGATAGTTTTTCATTCTTGAAGGTTTGTGGTATATTTCAATAGTTTTACAGGATCCCTTAAAATCCAATAAGAATGGCTACCATTGAATGATTACCATACTGCAGACTTAGCATTAATAAATGATTTGAGTCTTAAAACAGTCCAGCAAGGTATGGGCACCGCTGCTATATTTTAGAGCTGAATACAGAGGTTAAGTGTGCTTAAATCAACCAGCCAGTGAGTGGCAGAATAGGGATTCAAAACcagttctctctcaaaaattcCTGGTATTGGTGTGCCTAAAAATTAGTTGTAAACTCTGATACAAAAATCATAGCCTTCCCACTTTGGACCTCTCTGTCTAGAGTGActcccagaattttaaaaaccgCAAAACAAGTATCAAAGGTGATTCATATGCCAGAGGTATTTGATTAATAAACACATTTGGAAAATTTCTACCTTAGGTCATTTTAAATGCACAGATCCTAGGGAAAAAATTTTACTCTTGCAGATGTTCTCCCTGTTGGACTGATATAATTAGATGGTGTGAAATCAAATATTAGTGAACATGGTTATGCAATATCTTGAAGTGTAAAGGAATCAAGTGAACAAACTGTTTTGTTTACAGGGGAGGAGGTGGTGAGGGAAAGGTTTGAAATGCTCAGGTGAGTAGGATTCCTACAGTTGTTTAGTGGAATTTGTAAGGTCTGGTAAGTTTCTGCAGCTGAAGGACTTCTGCATTAGCCTCTTTAAACTGTTCTggaattctaaaagaaaagatgGTTGTCTCTTGGGAAGGGAACTGGATGTGGAGGGGTTCTTTTTGGAGGGCTAGGAGGGCTTCTCATTGTAccctaaaatactttttaaatgtgaatgtattatgttttgttttgtttttttaatttgtgtttaaaAGTAAAGcagtgaattgattttttttttttaatgtactatcTCCTATAACTTCCCAACAGGTAGCTTCCAAAAACATTGGTACTGTTGGAAGGCATTCACTTTTGAGTGGCTTACCTCAGTTTTAAAGCTCACCCTAATTCATTTTAAAACGTTTTTGAGGAGTGTTTAGATTTagttaaaataaagtttttcctccttcaaaaacaattttgatGTGTTAGAATTAAAATGCATCTAAAAAGTTAAGACTTTGATGTTAGAAAAATGACATAACCAAAGTACTCCTTGAACTTTTGACTTAGCCTCTTACTGTGAGTAGACAGTGATGCTATGTGCAGCTTTTGAATAAGTTaagttttaaagaatttacaAAGTGATTCAATGAATAAGAAGTAAAACCtgaaaaatgtgaatgaaaattTGAGAGACGAGGAAAAAGGCTGAAGTGGACATCAAGATGAAGTTTTCTTAAGATTCAGCATTAAATAAAACTTGGTTCTTAGAAATTTGGTACTTTCTGGTCGGAGGAGTTGGGTTTCACTCAGTTTTCCCAATCTTTTTGTCTATCCCAAAATGGAAAGTGTCATGCCTTTGAACTGTGGCATTGTCAACAAGCCACATATTTCCTGTTTTGCACCACTGAGTGGTGTTTCTTCAGTACCTGTAGCAAGAGTATATTTTGATTGACTGCTTTatgtgcttgtttattttttatagcatTTAAATCAAACGTTATTGAGATGGATTGGGTTATGAAACATAATGGTCCAAATGACGCTAGTGATGGGACAGTACGACTTCGTGGACTGCCATTTGGTTGCAGCAAAGAGGAAATAGTTCAGTTCTTTCAAGGTACCTCTAGTATTAGTCAAAGTTtagtagtattttaattttatatttttattattactcagtttttaatttgtaaaacccattttttgggggggacttTTGAGTATGATATCTTGGTTAATGTATTAAGTTATGAAATATGCTCCACTTAAATATTCAGTATAGAATGTGTAGAATATGTAAAACCTAACTAATGTGCAATAAACTTAATTGAGAGTAATTATGTATGATGAAATGAACCATGAATTATCATATGGAGCAATAGTTAAATTTGATTCAGCTTTTTAAATGTAACATAGGTGAGCTTTtagcataatttaaaaagacactggttgcaaaaaaaaatatgtaatccaataatatttgaaaaaatcttCCGCTTGTATTATGGGGTGATGGGAAACttaagcttttttgttttgtttgttttgttttgtttagacttgttttaaatatttgattcagATGGGAATGTTTCAGCCTTTAACACTGTTCCCCTTGATGGGGTTATTTGTCCTTGGGTTAAAGGGTTGGAAATCGTGCCAAATGGGATAACATTGACGATGGACTACCAGGGGAGAAGCACAGGGGAGGCCTTCGTGCAGTTTGCTTCAAAGGAGATAGCAGAAAATGCTCTGGGGAAACACAAGGAAAGAATAGGGCACAGGTGGGGATGGAGAGTTTGGGATggtgttaaatttttatttttgggggttGTGGGTCACTATTGCTTAAATGGGGGGGTTACAATAACATTTTTCTGGGGTAGTTTAAAAGAATTGATAATTATCTAAATTTAACTTGGAAACTACAGATTTGGGTGGGGAATTAATGCTAATAGTTTGcttaaattaaaattagattgtttccatttctctgtagGATGTTGTTGATAGATGCTTTTGTTTAATCAGCTATTTTTTCTAAACACCTATCATGTACTAAAGGAAACAagctaaaattatatttatattatatgaatTGTTTTCAAGTGACTAGTTTGTCTATGtaaaacttaaatattaattatttaagttTGTAGgtgtaaaaaaaatgttaatttatggTGTATTTAGGCAATTTAAATTGGGTTATGTGCCTAGATGTAGAAAAACTTACTGCATTTTTGCCCAATATCTTATTCATTCTAATACATTTATGCTGAAACCTATAccttaaaccatttttaaataggTATATTGAGATCTTCAGAAGTAGCAGAAGTGAAATCAAAGGATTTTATGATCCACCAAGAAGATTGCTGGGCCAGCGACCGGGACCATATGATAGACCGATAGGAGGAAGAGGGGGTTATTATGGAGCTGGGCGTGGAAGTATGTATGACAGAATGCGACGAGGAGGTGATGGATATGATGGTGGTATGTGTATCTAATGAACAAAGGTTCTGTTGtcattttcttaatattcctGACACTTTgtcaagaaatacagaaatggcAGTAATTTCAGTACCTACTGGGTTTTAAAACCTGTTCATGAAAATACGGATTCCCGTGGCCAGCTATGGGACTTGATTGATGCACATATTGGCACCTAGATAAGTTTATACAGAAATTAGAATGAAGATATTGGCATATTTTGACACTATTTGTTTGACATCAGGGTGAGAGTTAATTTTAATGTCTAAATGCGtccttttgagattttttatttcCACTGAATGTTACTAACTGCTTTCTTTTTCCACATGCACTAAGTTGGGAGTTGTAAACTTGTAATAATATAACCATACTGCTTAccacaaaatgattttataaactggattatgaaatttttttttactggattaTGAAATTTATCTCTTGAAAGTATATTCATGTATTTCTCATTAAATTATGCAGGTTATGGAGGTTTTGATGACTATGGTGGCTATAATAATTATGGCTATGGAAACGATGGCTTTGATGACAGAATGAGAGATGGAAGAGGTAAATTAAGTCATACTCAGGTGTATGTTAGTATTTTACAGTCATTTAGTGGTAATAATAGGTGAGGTGACTTGATTGAAATAATCAACTTGAGCATATTTTAGTGCATACGTATGTGGGGCTTTATACAGATGTATATGTACAGGTAAACATTGATGTGAGTCCATGTTTAGAACAACTGTACGGATTTATTGACTGTCAGAATATAGGGGAAAAGGTTTTGTTGAAACG
Proteins encoded in this window:
- the HNRNPH3 gene encoding heterogeneous nuclear ribonucleoprotein H3 isoform X1 → MDWVMKHNGPNDASDGTVRLRGLPFGCSKEEIVQFFQGLEIVPNGITLTMDYQGRSTGEAFVQFASKEIAENALGKHKERIGHRYIEIFRSSRSEIKGFYDPPRRLLGQRPGPYDRPIGGRGGYYGAGRGSMYDRMRRGGDGYDGGYGGFDDYGGYNNYGYGNDGFDDRMRDGRGMGGHGYGGAGDASSGFHGGHFVHMRGLPFRATENDIANFFSPLNPIRVHIDIGADGRATGEADVEFVTHEDAVAAMSKDKNNMQHRYIELFLNSTPGGGSGMGGSGMGGYGRDGMDNQGGYGSVGRMGMGNNYSGGYGTPDGLGGYGRGGGGSGGYYGQGGMSGGGWRGMY
- the HNRNPH3 gene encoding heterogeneous nuclear ribonucleoprotein H3 isoform X3, translating into MDWVMKHNGPNDASDGTVRLRGLPFGCSKEEIVQFFQGLEIVPNGITLTMDYQGRSTGEAFVQFASKEIAENALGKHKERIGHRYIEIFRSSRSEIKGFYDPPRRLLGQRPGPYDRPIGGRGGYYGAGRGSMYDRMRRGGDGYDGGYGGFDDYGGYNNYGYGNDGFDDRMRDGRGMGGHGYGGAGDASSGFHGGHFVHMRGLPFRATENDIANFFSPLNPIRVHIDIGADGRATGEADVEFVTHEDAVAAMSKDKNNMQHRYIELFLNSTPGGGSGMGGSGMGGYGRDGMGRGGGGSGGYYGQGGMSGGGWRGMY